One Armatimonadota bacterium DNA window includes the following coding sequences:
- the folE gene encoding GTP cyclohydrolase I FolE, translating to MDRAAIEQAVRGILVAIGEDPTREGLRETPRRIAEMYEELFSGLTEDPRELLDTWFDDEDHHEMVIVRDIPFYSMCEHHFLPFHGVAHVGYIPQGRILGVSKVARLVEILARRPQVQERLTSQIADFLCQGGLNALGSGVVIEAEHLCMTARGVRKPGSKVVTSATRGIFREDPRTRAEFFAIVEGRNRT from the coding sequence GTGGACAGGGCAGCCATCGAGCAGGCCGTGCGGGGCATCCTCGTGGCCATCGGCGAGGATCCGACCCGGGAAGGCCTGCGGGAGACACCCCGGCGGATCGCCGAGATGTACGAGGAGTTGTTCAGCGGGCTGACCGAAGACCCGCGGGAGCTGCTGGACACGTGGTTCGACGACGAGGATCACCATGAGATGGTCATCGTGCGGGACATTCCCTTCTACTCGATGTGCGAGCACCACTTCCTGCCCTTCCACGGCGTGGCCCACGTCGGGTACATCCCCCAGGGGCGCATCCTGGGCGTCAGCAAGGTGGCGCGGCTGGTGGAGATCCTGGCCCGCCGCCCCCAGGTCCAGGAGCGGCTGACCAGCCAGATCGCCGACTTCCTCTGCCAGGGCGGCCTGAACGCGCTGGGCTCGGGGGTGGTGATCGAGGCCGAGCACCTCTGCATGACCGCCCGGGGGGTCCGCAAGCCCGGCAGCAAGGTGGTCACCTCCGCCACCCGTGGCATCTTCCGGGAGGACCCCCGCACCCGGGCCGAGTTCTTCGCCATCGTGGAGGGCCGCAACCGGACGTAA
- the folP gene encoding dihydropteroate synthase, with the protein MATDPLYWAWALVPLAPRGGPPEASFQRLRVIAPEPDLRQTAAELVRLGGWASGPAAASPPLQAHRQIELAATLAQYQRLLPAVPEPVARAVGATLSRIQAPPPAMVAGRHRLDFSSRVYIAGILNNTPDSFYDRGRYFGLDRALARAEEIVREGADVIEVGGETAQEGPPVPVDEEIRRVAPLVEELVRRYDLPVAVDTYKPDVARAALEAGAVLVNDISGAADPRMADVVAAAEAGIVVMHLHGRPRQRYQDLEVPSMMDWVAAFLFRRTEELVAAGVPRDRILVDPGLDFGKHPSRDLELMVRLPELRSLGYPIFVATSRKDYIRDLLGLPPDDLLEGTAAAVAFAIAQGANMLRVHDVRAMARVARMMEFFCGHASPAPAAAGSSGRSGRADKEG; encoded by the coding sequence ATGGCGACAGACCCCCTGTACTGGGCATGGGCCCTGGTGCCGCTCGCGCCGCGCGGTGGCCCGCCCGAGGCCTCTTTCCAGCGCCTGCGGGTGATCGCTCCCGAGCCCGACCTGCGCCAGACGGCCGCCGAACTGGTCCGGCTGGGCGGGTGGGCCTCCGGCCCCGCAGCGGCGTCGCCGCCCCTGCAGGCGCACCGGCAGATCGAGCTGGCCGCCACCCTGGCGCAGTACCAGCGCCTGCTGCCTGCGGTGCCCGAGCCGGTGGCGCGTGCGGTGGGTGCCACCCTGTCGCGCATCCAGGCGCCCCCGCCGGCGATGGTGGCGGGCCGGCACCGGCTGGACTTCAGCTCCCGGGTCTACATCGCCGGCATCCTCAACAACACCCCGGATTCTTTCTACGACCGCGGCCGGTACTTCGGGCTGGACCGGGCCCTGGCGCGGGCCGAGGAGATCGTCCGGGAGGGGGCCGACGTGATCGAGGTGGGCGGGGAGACCGCCCAGGAAGGCCCGCCGGTGCCCGTGGACGAGGAGATCCGGCGGGTGGCGCCCCTGGTGGAAGAACTGGTGCGCCGCTATGACCTGCCGGTGGCCGTGGACACCTACAAGCCCGACGTGGCGCGGGCCGCCCTGGAGGCGGGGGCGGTCCTGGTCAACGACATCAGCGGGGCCGCCGACCCCCGGATGGCCGACGTGGTGGCCGCCGCCGAAGCGGGCATCGTGGTGATGCACCTGCACGGCCGCCCCCGCCAGCGCTACCAGGACCTGGAGGTGCCGTCCATGATGGACTGGGTGGCGGCCTTCCTGTTCCGGCGCACCGAGGAGCTGGTGGCGGCGGGCGTCCCGCGGGACCGGATCCTGGTGGATCCGGGGCTCGACTTCGGCAAGCACCCGTCGCGGGATCTGGAGCTCATGGTCCGGCTGCCGGAGCTGCGCAGCCTGGGCTACCCGATCTTCGTCGCCACATCCCGCAAAGACTACATCCGCGACCTGCTGGGCCTGCCGCCCGACGACCTGCTGGAGGGCACCGCGGCGGCGGTGGCGTTTGCCATCGCCCAGGGCGCCAACATGCTGCGGGTCCACGACGTGCGGGCGATGGCGCGGGTGGCTCGCATGATGGAGTTCTTCTGCGGCCACGCGTCCCCGGCCCCGGCGGCCGCGGGATCGTCTGGCCGCTCGGGCCGGGCAGACAAGGAGGGGTAG
- a CDS encoding ABC transporter ATP-binding protein, with translation MSVAPAAPEVAVDVRGLTKRFAIRITDGGPPGGLRPAAPQTIAAVEDATFQVRRGELLSLLGPNGAGKTTLLRVLATLLAPTAGTARVWGYDVATAGAQVRRHIGVVLGGARAVYGRLSGRENLEYAAALHGLPRPRARERIAFLLDLVGLAPRADDLVERYSTGMRQRLALARALVHDPPVLLLDEPTAGLDPAGARVVRDLIGRLCRQEGKTVLLATHQMDEADRLSDRVGILDRGRLAALDSPAALKSAHGGGPVLRLVAEGPVGDALHTLPGAAAVSVRPTAADGLWEIEARLSDPGRALSLAAKVARHAGRIRRLQVVEPSLEDVFFALTGRRLHP, from the coding sequence GTGAGCGTCGCGCCGGCGGCGCCGGAGGTGGCCGTCGACGTCCGGGGCCTGACCAAACGATTCGCCATCCGGATCACCGACGGCGGCCCCCCGGGGGGGCTCCGCCCGGCGGCTCCCCAGACCATCGCCGCGGTCGAGGACGCGACATTCCAGGTCCGCCGCGGCGAGCTGCTGAGCCTGCTGGGACCCAACGGAGCCGGCAAGACCACCCTCCTGCGGGTGCTGGCGACCCTGCTCGCGCCCACGGCGGGCACCGCCCGGGTGTGGGGCTATGACGTGGCGACCGCCGGCGCCCAGGTGCGCCGGCACATCGGCGTGGTCCTGGGCGGCGCGCGGGCCGTCTACGGGCGCCTGAGCGGGCGGGAGAATCTGGAGTACGCGGCCGCCCTCCACGGCCTCCCGCGGCCGCGGGCCCGGGAGCGGATCGCCTTTCTGCTGGACCTGGTGGGGCTGGCCCCGCGGGCCGATGACCTGGTGGAGCGCTACAGCACCGGAATGCGGCAGAGGCTGGCGCTGGCCCGGGCGCTGGTGCACGATCCCCCCGTGCTGCTGCTGGACGAGCCGACGGCGGGGCTGGATCCGGCGGGCGCGCGCGTGGTGCGGGACCTGATCGGCCGGCTGTGCCGGCAGGAGGGCAAGACGGTGCTGCTGGCGACCCACCAGATGGACGAGGCCGACCGGCTCTCCGACCGCGTGGGAATCCTCGACCGCGGCCGCCTGGCGGCTCTGGACTCGCCGGCCGCCCTCAAGAGCGCGCACGGGGGCGGTCCCGTCCTGCGGCTGGTGGCGGAGGGGCCGGTGGGCGATGCGCTGCACACCCTGCCCGGCGCGGCAGCGGTGTCCGTGCGGCCGACGGCGGCGGACGGGCTGTGGGAGATCGAGGCCCGCCTGTCCGATCCCGGCCGGGCGCTCTCCCTGGCGGCGAAGGTCGCCCGGCACGCCGGGCGGATCCGCCGCCTGCAGGTGGTCGAGCCCTCCCTGGAAGACGTCTTCTTCGCGCTGACCGGCCGGAGACTGCACCCGTGA
- a CDS encoding MGMT family protein: MRVANAVDLNNRAHELVRHALAHAPAPRPARPAALRVTSVRGLPGTVYVAYTERGVCAVDLAPDEAAFVRHLRRRFGLPAARDPRPPRDLVRRLRAFFRSLGRYDGPVDLGLVGPFERRVLELLRAIPRGEVRTYRDIARALGYPGAARAVGQACARNPVPLIIPCHRVIRSDGRPGGYSLRGGVALKRRLLLREGVDLGGRPARGRAR; encoded by the coding sequence GTGCGGGTGGCCAACGCGGTGGACCTGAACAACCGCGCCCACGAGCTGGTGCGCCACGCGCTGGCCCACGCCCCTGCGCCCCGGCCGGCGCGCCCGGCGGCGCTGCGGGTCACCTCGGTGCGGGGCCTCCCCGGAACCGTGTACGTCGCCTACACCGAGCGGGGCGTGTGCGCCGTGGACCTGGCACCCGACGAGGCCGCCTTTGTCCGCCACCTGCGCCGCCGGTTCGGCCTGCCGGCGGCCCGCGACCCGCGTCCGCCCCGCGACCTGGTGCGCCGCCTGCGGGCGTTCTTCCGGTCCCTGGGGCGCTACGACGGTCCCGTGGACCTGGGCCTGGTGGGGCCGTTCGAGCGCCGGGTGCTGGAGCTGCTGCGCGCCATCCCCCGCGGTGAGGTGCGGACCTATCGGGACATCGCCCGGGCCCTGGGCTATCCCGGCGCGGCGCGGGCGGTGGGACAGGCCTGCGCCCGCAACCCCGTCCCCCTCATCATCCCCTGCCACCGGGTGATCCGCAGCGACGGGCGGCCGGGCGGGTACTCTCTCCGGGGCGGGGTGGCGCTCAAGCGCCGCCTGCTGCTCCGGGAGGGCGTGGACCTCGGCGGGCGCCCCGCCCGGGGGCGGGCGCGGTGA
- the uvrC gene encoding excinuclease ABC subunit UvrC, with translation MSAADLTALEEKLKVLPARPGVYLFRDAQGRVIYVGKAASLRARVRQYFQDSAHADSPRIRHLVGKIADFEVIACATEVEALILETNLIKQHRPPYNVRMADDKAFPYVKITHEAFPRILMTRKVVRDGAKYFGPYPYHEPKLVRRTIRTIRRLFKLRSCAIEITRDLPRPCLDYDLGLCTAPCVAWGATAEQYAEQVRRAVLFLEGRQASLVEELREEMRRAAESLQFERAAQLRDQVQALEAIAERQRAAGADLQDRDVVAVAHAGNTACVQMFYVRAGRLQGQEHFLLEGVRGLSRGEILGAFLTQYYQEAPSVPPEILLQDEVADSDLIAEWLAQRRGGRVSIVVPQRGERAGLVQMAAENAALFLHQERARVAGAEGAALRELQEVLGLETLPFRIEAYDVSNFQAGETVGSLAVFEGGRPLKSAYRRFRIRWTDGPNDYAALQEMLRRRFARGREEQEKLDRDEAVPVRWSVMPDLILIDGGRGQLSAALEVLFEYNVTAPAVGLAKREEHLFLPGSAEPLVLPRESQALQLLQRVRDEAHRFAHAYHQKLRERRIVFSVLDDIPGIGEKRKRELIRRFGSVRQIRQASEEQLAEVLGPRLARRVAEFLREHPDVSVRDEAVRVDGTSPAG, from the coding sequence GTGAGCGCGGCCGACCTGACGGCCCTGGAGGAAAAGCTGAAGGTCCTGCCCGCCCGTCCCGGCGTGTACCTGTTCCGGGATGCCCAGGGACGGGTCATCTACGTGGGCAAGGCGGCCTCCCTGCGGGCCCGGGTGCGCCAGTATTTCCAGGACAGCGCCCACGCGGACAGCCCGCGCATCCGCCACCTGGTGGGCAAGATCGCCGACTTCGAGGTGATCGCCTGCGCCACCGAGGTGGAGGCGCTGATCCTGGAGACCAACCTCATCAAGCAGCACCGGCCCCCCTACAACGTGCGGATGGCCGACGACAAAGCCTTTCCGTACGTGAAGATCACCCACGAGGCGTTCCCGCGCATCCTGATGACCCGCAAGGTGGTGCGGGACGGCGCCAAGTACTTCGGGCCGTATCCGTACCACGAGCCCAAACTGGTCCGCCGCACCATCCGCACCATCCGGCGGCTGTTCAAGCTCCGGTCCTGCGCCATCGAGATCACCCGGGACCTGCCCCGCCCCTGCCTGGACTACGACCTGGGGCTGTGCACGGCGCCGTGCGTGGCCTGGGGGGCCACCGCCGAGCAGTACGCCGAGCAGGTCCGCCGGGCGGTTCTGTTCCTGGAGGGGCGGCAGGCCTCCCTGGTGGAGGAGCTGCGGGAGGAGATGCGGCGCGCCGCCGAGTCCCTCCAGTTCGAGCGGGCCGCCCAGCTGCGGGACCAGGTGCAGGCCCTGGAGGCCATCGCCGAGCGGCAGCGGGCGGCGGGGGCGGACCTGCAGGACCGGGACGTGGTGGCGGTGGCCCACGCCGGCAACACGGCGTGCGTGCAGATGTTCTACGTGCGGGCCGGCCGGCTGCAGGGCCAGGAGCACTTCCTGCTGGAGGGCGTGCGCGGTCTGAGCCGCGGCGAGATCCTCGGGGCTTTTCTGACCCAGTACTACCAGGAGGCGCCCTCGGTGCCTCCGGAGATCCTGCTCCAGGACGAGGTGGCCGACAGTGACCTCATCGCCGAGTGGCTGGCCCAGCGCCGCGGCGGCCGGGTGAGCATCGTGGTGCCCCAGCGGGGGGAGCGGGCCGGCCTGGTCCAGATGGCCGCCGAGAACGCCGCCCTGTTCCTCCACCAGGAGCGGGCGCGGGTGGCCGGGGCGGAGGGGGCGGCCCTGCGGGAGCTGCAGGAGGTCCTGGGTCTGGAGACCCTGCCCTTCCGGATCGAGGCCTACGACGTCAGCAACTTCCAGGCGGGCGAGACGGTGGGGTCGCTGGCGGTGTTCGAGGGCGGACGCCCCCTCAAGAGCGCCTACCGGAGGTTCCGCATCCGGTGGACCGACGGCCCCAACGACTACGCGGCCCTGCAGGAGATGCTGCGGCGGCGGTTCGCCCGGGGCCGGGAGGAGCAGGAGAAGCTGGACCGCGACGAGGCCGTGCCCGTCCGATGGTCGGTGATGCCGGACCTGATCCTCATCGACGGCGGTCGCGGCCAGCTGTCCGCCGCCCTGGAGGTGCTCTTCGAATACAACGTGACCGCGCCCGCCGTCGGACTGGCCAAGCGCGAGGAGCACCTGTTCCTTCCCGGCTCCGCCGAGCCCCTGGTCCTGCCCCGGGAGTCCCAGGCCCTGCAGCTGCTCCAGCGGGTGCGGGACGAGGCGCACCGGTTCGCCCACGCCTATCACCAGAAGCTGCGCGAGCGGCGGATCGTCTTTTCGGTGCTGGACGACATCCCCGGCATCGGCGAGAAGCGCAAGCGGGAGCTGATCCGCCGCTTCGGGTCGGTCCGGCAGATCCGGCAGGCCTCCGAAGAACAGCTGGCGGAGGTGCTGGGCCCCCGCCTGGCCCGCCGGGTGGCCGAGTTCCTCCGGGAGCACCCCGACGTGTCCGTGCGGGACGAGGCGGTGCGCGTGGACGGGACATCCCCCGCAGGATAG
- a CDS encoding aminotransferase class I/II-fold pyridoxal phosphate-dependent enzyme encodes MKVERFEMERYQSTWEPVVQYNLADSGVHPLTLAALVDHSWIREVLAREQIGYGHTNGSPELRAAIAGLYHGAGPEHVLVTTGSAEANFLVTWALLEPGDEVVVMQPTYMQIPLLARSWGAVVRPWWLRESLQWAPDPEELPRLVTDRTRAIVVCNPNNPTGAVLSAEAMNAVCAAAARVGAWVVADEVYRGAELDGHPTPSFWGRSPRTIVTGGLSKAFGLPGLRIGWVVASPEMVQTLWGYHDYTTIAPSALSDQLARIALGPRAHHRLATRTRLILTENLGVLREWVDGLGGLVRWVPPRAGAVAFLRYQPAINSTDLATRLRQTHDVLVVPGDHFQMDGYIRIGYGGEGRRLQEGLRRLGEFLRSVEG; translated from the coding sequence ATGAAGGTCGAGCGTTTTGAGATGGAACGCTACCAGTCGACCTGGGAGCCGGTGGTCCAGTACAACCTGGCCGACAGCGGCGTCCACCCGCTGACCCTGGCGGCTCTGGTGGACCACTCCTGGATCCGCGAGGTCCTGGCCCGGGAGCAGATCGGGTACGGGCACACCAACGGCAGCCCGGAGCTGCGGGCGGCCATCGCCGGCCTGTACCACGGTGCGGGGCCCGAGCACGTCCTGGTCACCACCGGCAGCGCCGAGGCCAACTTCCTGGTCACCTGGGCCCTGCTGGAGCCCGGGGACGAGGTGGTGGTGATGCAGCCCACCTACATGCAGATCCCCCTGCTGGCGCGGTCGTGGGGGGCGGTGGTGCGCCCGTGGTGGCTGCGGGAGTCGCTGCAGTGGGCGCCGGACCCCGAGGAGCTGCCCCGCCTGGTCACCGACCGCACGCGGGCCATCGTGGTGTGCAACCCCAACAACCCCACCGGCGCGGTCCTGTCGGCGGAGGCGATGAACGCCGTGTGCGCCGCCGCCGCCCGGGTGGGGGCCTGGGTGGTGGCCGACGAAGTCTACCGGGGCGCCGAGCTGGATGGTCACCCGACCCCGTCCTTCTGGGGCCGCTCCCCCCGTACCATCGTCACCGGAGGACTGTCCAAAGCCTTCGGGCTGCCGGGGCTGCGGATCGGGTGGGTGGTGGCTTCCCCCGAGATGGTGCAGACCCTGTGGGGGTACCACGACTACACCACCATCGCCCCCTCTGCCCTCAGCGACCAGCTGGCCCGGATCGCCCTGGGGCCCCGGGCCCACCACCGCCTGGCCACCCGCACCCGCCTGATCCTCACCGAGAACCTCGGCGTGCTGCGGGAGTGGGTGGATGGCCTGGGCGGCCTGGTCCGCTGGGTGCCGCCCCGGGCCGGCGCGGTGGCGTTCCTGCGCTACCAGCCGGCCATCAACTCCACGGACCTCGCCACCCGGCTGCGGCAGACCCACGACGTCCTGGTGGTGCCCGGCGACCACTTCCAGATGGACGGCTACATCCGCATCGGCTACGGAGGGGAGGGGCGCCGGCTGCAGGAAGGGCTGCGGCGCCTGGGGGAGTTCCTGCGCTCCGTGGAAGGGTGA
- the uvrA gene encoding excinuclease ABC subunit UvrA, which yields MPLDRIIVRGAREHNLKNITVEIPRDKFVVLTGISGSGKSSLAFDTIYAEGQRRYVESLSAYARQFLGLMEKPDVDHIDGLSPAVSIDQKGAPRNPRSTVGTVTEIYDYLRLLYARIGVPHCPRCGQPIARQTREQIVDQVLALPEGARIQILGPLVRGRKGEYRQLFEDLRRQGFARVRVDGVVYDLGEPIPLDKNRKHWIEVVVDRIVVRPDVRSRLADSVETALKLGQGMVYVDVLKDAEEPSRRAQALIDPTKGLLVFSQLFACPEHGSVLPEIEPRIFSFNSPHGACPTCTGLGFRQEFDPDLILDRDKSLADGAVVPWAASTSDYYYELLQSLAAHYGVDMRTPLRRLPRAFIDVLLHGSAEPIRVRYHNRWGVLRTYEAPFEGVLRQLERRYRETESDYMREELEQYMTTLPCPTCRGTRLKPESLSVRVGGKNIAELTALTVRQALEFFRTLPLSDRERLIAGQVLKEITARLGFLVNVGLDYLTLDRPASTLSGGEAQRIRLATQIGSGLMGVLYVLDEPSVGLHQRDNRRLIDTLMRLRDLGNTILVVEHDEETIRSADWVVDIGPGAGAQGGQIVVTGTPEDIARHPDSLTGQYLSGRRRIPIPARRRPPTGRFLVVRGAREHNLKNIDVAFPLGLFICVTGVSGSGKSTLVDEILYRAVAARLHGARLRPGAHDRVEGLEHIDKVINIDQSPIGRTPRSNPATYTKTFDLIRELFAQTPDARMRGYTPGRFSFNVRGGRCEACEGDGIVRIEMHFLPDVYVPCEVCKGTRYNRETLEVRYKGKTIADVLAMSVAEALQFFEHIPRLRRKLQTLDDVGLGYIALGQPATTLSGGEAQRVKLAAELSRRDTGRTLYILDEPTVGLHFADVERLLQVLHRLVDAGNTVVVIEHNLDIIKTADWVIDLGPEGGDLGGEVIAQGTPEEVAQVPHSYTGRFLRRVLAREADLVLAGNGRRRRPRRNG from the coding sequence ATGCCGCTGGATCGGATCATCGTCCGCGGGGCGCGGGAACACAACCTGAAGAACATCACCGTCGAGATCCCCCGCGACAAGTTCGTGGTCCTGACGGGCATCTCGGGCTCCGGGAAGTCGTCGCTGGCGTTCGACACCATCTACGCCGAGGGCCAGCGCCGGTACGTGGAGTCCCTGTCGGCCTACGCCCGCCAGTTCCTGGGGCTGATGGAGAAGCCCGACGTGGACCACATCGACGGGCTGTCCCCGGCGGTGTCCATCGACCAGAAGGGGGCCCCCCGCAACCCGCGGTCCACGGTGGGCACCGTCACCGAGATCTACGACTACCTGCGCCTGCTGTACGCCCGCATCGGCGTGCCCCACTGCCCCCGGTGCGGCCAGCCCATCGCCCGCCAGACCCGGGAGCAGATCGTGGACCAGGTCCTGGCCCTGCCCGAGGGCGCGCGGATTCAGATCCTCGGCCCCCTGGTGCGCGGGCGCAAGGGCGAGTACCGCCAGCTGTTCGAGGACCTGCGCCGCCAGGGGTTCGCCCGGGTGCGGGTGGACGGGGTGGTCTACGATCTGGGCGAGCCCATCCCCCTGGACAAGAATCGCAAGCACTGGATCGAGGTGGTGGTGGACCGGATCGTGGTGCGGCCCGATGTCCGCTCCCGCCTGGCCGACTCGGTGGAGACCGCCCTCAAGCTGGGCCAGGGGATGGTGTACGTGGACGTCCTCAAGGATGCCGAGGAGCCGTCCCGCCGGGCCCAGGCCCTCATCGACCCCACCAAGGGCCTGCTGGTCTTCAGCCAGCTGTTCGCCTGCCCCGAGCACGGGTCGGTCCTGCCCGAAATCGAGCCGCGGATCTTCTCCTTCAACAGTCCCCACGGGGCGTGCCCCACCTGCACCGGGCTGGGGTTCCGCCAGGAGTTCGACCCCGATCTGATCCTGGATCGCGACAAGTCCCTGGCCGACGGCGCCGTGGTCCCGTGGGCGGCGTCCACCAGCGACTACTACTACGAGCTGCTCCAGTCCCTGGCCGCCCACTACGGGGTGGACATGCGCACCCCGCTGCGCAGGCTGCCGCGGGCGTTCATCGACGTGCTGCTCCACGGGTCGGCCGAGCCCATCCGGGTGCGCTACCACAACCGGTGGGGGGTGCTGCGGACCTACGAGGCCCCCTTTGAGGGCGTCCTCCGCCAGCTGGAGCGCCGCTACCGGGAGACCGAGTCGGACTACATGCGGGAGGAGCTGGAGCAGTACATGACCACCCTCCCGTGCCCGACCTGCCGGGGGACGCGGCTGAAGCCCGAGTCCCTCAGCGTGCGGGTGGGGGGCAAGAACATCGCCGAGCTGACGGCCCTGACGGTGCGCCAGGCGCTGGAGTTCTTCCGCACCCTGCCCCTGTCGGACCGGGAGAGGCTGATCGCCGGCCAGGTCCTCAAGGAGATCACGGCCCGGCTGGGCTTCCTGGTGAACGTGGGGCTGGACTACCTCACCCTCGACCGCCCCGCCTCCACCCTCTCGGGCGGGGAGGCCCAGCGCATCCGGCTGGCCACCCAGATCGGCTCGGGCCTGATGGGGGTCCTGTACGTGCTCGACGAGCCCAGCGTGGGGCTGCACCAGCGGGACAACCGGAGGCTCATCGACACCCTGATGCGCCTGCGGGACCTGGGCAACACCATCCTGGTGGTGGAGCACGACGAGGAGACCATCCGCTCCGCCGACTGGGTGGTGGACATCGGTCCGGGCGCCGGGGCCCAGGGCGGCCAGATCGTGGTCACCGGTACCCCCGAGGACATCGCGCGCCACCCCGACTCCCTCACCGGCCAGTACCTCTCGGGGCGGCGGCGCATCCCGATCCCCGCCCGGCGCCGGCCGCCCACCGGCCGGTTCCTGGTGGTGCGGGGCGCCCGGGAGCACAACCTCAAGAACATCGACGTGGCCTTCCCCCTGGGCCTGTTCATCTGCGTGACCGGGGTGTCGGGGTCGGGCAAGTCCACCCTGGTGGACGAGATCCTCTACCGGGCGGTGGCGGCGCGGCTGCACGGCGCCCGGCTGCGGCCCGGCGCCCACGACCGGGTGGAGGGGCTGGAGCACATCGACAAGGTCATCAACATTGACCAGTCGCCCATCGGCCGCACGCCCCGCTCCAACCCGGCCACCTACACCAAGACCTTTGACCTGATCCGCGAGCTGTTCGCCCAGACCCCCGACGCCCGGATGCGCGGCTACACGCCGGGGCGGTTCTCCTTCAACGTCCGGGGCGGGCGGTGCGAGGCCTGCGAGGGAGACGGCATCGTCCGCATCGAGATGCACTTCCTGCCCGACGTCTACGTCCCCTGCGAGGTGTGCAAGGGCACCCGGTACAACCGCGAGACCCTGGAGGTGCGCTACAAGGGCAAGACCATCGCCGATGTCCTGGCGATGTCGGTGGCCGAGGCGCTGCAGTTCTTCGAACACATCCCGCGCCTGCGCCGCAAGCTGCAGACCCTGGACGACGTGGGCCTGGGGTACATCGCCCTGGGCCAGCCGGCCACGACCCTCTCGGGCGGCGAGGCCCAGCGGGTGAAGCTGGCCGCGGAGCTGTCCCGCCGGGACACGGGGCGGACCCTGTACATCCTGGACGAACCCACCGTGGGGCTGCACTTCGCCGACGTGGAGCGGCTGCTCCAGGTCCTGCACCGGCTGGTGGACGCCGGCAACACCGTGGTGGTGATCGAGCACAACCTGGACATCATCAAGACGGCCGACTGGGTCATCGACCTGGGGCCCGAGGGCGGCGACCTGGGCGGGGAGGTGATCGCCCAGGGCACTCCCGAGGAGGTGGCGCAGGTGCCCCACTCCTACACCGGCCGGTTCCTGCGCCGGGTCCTGGCCCGCGAGGCGGACCTGGTCCTGGCCGGCAACGGCCGCCGCCGCCGGCCGCGGAGGAACGGCTGA